A window of the Dyadobacter pollutisoli genome harbors these coding sequences:
- a CDS encoding ATP-dependent Clp protease ATP-binding subunit, whose protein sequence is MEAKFSNRVKEVISMSREEALRLGHDYIGAEHLLLGMIREGDGVAIGLLKKLGVSLDDVRQTIEQATKGAATNNVKNLQNIPLTRQSEKVLKITYLEAKIFKSTLIGTEHLLLSILRDEDNVGTQILHKFNVNYEVIKEMLEYQSSGSRPHMGPETEDGDDEARGGMFGGGGGSASGKESKGAEKSRTPVLDNFGRDLTKMAEVGKLDPIVGREKEIERVAQILSRRKKNNPILIGEPGVGKTAIAEGLALRIVQKKVSRVLFGKRVVTLDLASLVAGTKYRGQFEERMKAVMNELEKSPDVILFIDELHTIVGAGGASGSLDASNMFKPALSRGEIQCIGATTLDEYRQYIEKDGALARRFQMVMVDATSIEETIQILENIKDKYEDHHHVNYTAESISTAVKLSERYITDRFLPDKAIDVLDEVGARVHISNITVPEDILVLEEQIENIKQEKNRVVKSQKYEEAAQLRDREKKLIDQLDRAKLAWEEETKQKRYTVTEHNVAEVVAMMTGIPVTNVSMDEGKKLLNMADELKAKVIGQDPPIEKLVKAIQRTRVGLKDPKKPIGSFIFLGPTGVGKTELAKVLSTYLFDKDDSLVRIDMSEYMEKFSVSRLVGAPPGYVGYEEGGQLTEKIRRKPYSVVLLDEIEKAHPDVFNILLQVLDDGILTDGLGRRVDFRNTIIIMTSNIGARDLKDFGSGIGFSTKAKTENQDDIMKGTIQSALRKAFSPEFLNRLDDVIVFNSLQREDLHRIIDISLGKLFSRVKGLGYEIELTVAAKDFLSDKGYDPQYGARPLNRAIQKYLEDPVAEEILKGDLREGDVLVANHEENSEQLVISVRKKEEELAN, encoded by the coding sequence ATGGAAGCAAAATTTTCGAATAGAGTGAAAGAGGTAATCTCGATGAGCCGGGAAGAGGCCCTCCGTCTCGGACATGATTACATTGGTGCGGAACACTTGTTACTTGGAATGATCCGTGAGGGTGATGGAGTGGCGATTGGCTTACTTAAAAAACTCGGCGTATCCCTGGACGATGTTCGTCAGACTATTGAACAGGCTACAAAAGGTGCCGCAACCAACAATGTTAAAAATTTACAAAATATACCGCTGACCAGGCAGTCGGAAAAAGTTTTGAAAATTACTTATCTGGAAGCAAAAATATTCAAAAGTACCCTTATCGGTACTGAGCATTTGCTCCTTTCCATTTTGCGGGATGAAGACAATGTTGGCACCCAGATACTTCATAAATTTAATGTTAACTACGAAGTCATCAAAGAAATGTTAGAATATCAATCATCAGGATCCAGACCCCATATGGGACCGGAGACCGAAGACGGAGATGATGAAGCAAGAGGTGGCATGTTTGGAGGAGGAGGAGGCTCCGCATCCGGAAAAGAATCAAAAGGCGCAGAGAAATCCCGCACGCCTGTGTTGGATAACTTTGGCAGAGATTTGACCAAAATGGCCGAAGTTGGCAAGCTTGATCCGATCGTTGGACGTGAGAAGGAAATCGAACGGGTTGCCCAGATCCTTAGCCGTCGTAAGAAAAATAATCCAATTCTGATCGGTGAGCCGGGTGTTGGTAAAACTGCTATCGCAGAAGGACTTGCCCTGAGGATCGTACAGAAAAAAGTGTCTCGCGTGCTTTTCGGAAAACGAGTGGTAACACTTGACCTCGCTTCATTGGTTGCCGGAACGAAATACCGCGGACAGTTTGAAGAGAGAATGAAAGCCGTCATGAATGAACTGGAAAAGTCTCCGGACGTCATTTTATTTATCGACGAACTTCATACAATCGTGGGAGCAGGTGGCGCATCCGGATCTTTGGACGCTTCCAACATGTTCAAACCGGCATTGTCCCGTGGAGAAATTCAATGTATCGGAGCTACTACATTGGACGAATATCGCCAGTACATTGAAAAAGACGGAGCCTTGGCACGTCGGTTCCAAATGGTCATGGTGGATGCTACTTCCATTGAAGAAACCATTCAGATCCTTGAAAACATCAAGGATAAATACGAAGATCATCACCATGTGAACTACACTGCCGAGTCGATCAGTACCGCGGTGAAATTGTCCGAACGTTACATTACAGATCGTTTCCTTCCGGACAAGGCTATCGACGTATTGGATGAAGTAGGAGCAAGGGTTCACATTAGCAACATCACTGTTCCTGAAGATATTCTGGTTTTGGAAGAACAAATCGAGAATATCAAACAAGAAAAGAACAGGGTTGTTAAAAGCCAGAAATACGAAGAAGCAGCGCAACTGAGAGATCGTGAGAAGAAATTGATCGATCAACTTGACCGTGCGAAATTGGCTTGGGAAGAAGAAACCAAACAGAAGCGCTACACTGTTACCGAGCACAATGTTGCTGAGGTAGTAGCAATGATGACGGGGATACCTGTTACCAACGTTTCCATGGACGAAGGCAAGAAATTGCTAAACATGGCCGACGAGCTGAAAGCCAAAGTAATTGGTCAGGATCCGCCGATTGAAAAGCTGGTAAAAGCGATTCAGCGTACCAGAGTAGGGTTAAAAGATCCGAAAAAGCCGATTGGTTCTTTCATATTCCTTGGACCGACTGGTGTTGGTAAAACGGAGCTTGCGAAAGTGTTGTCTACCTATCTTTTCGATAAAGATGATTCACTGGTTCGCATTGACATGAGCGAGTACATGGAGAAATTCAGCGTATCTCGTTTGGTAGGAGCTCCTCCGGGATATGTAGGATACGAAGAAGGTGGTCAGTTAACTGAAAAAATCCGCCGTAAACCATACAGTGTGGTACTTTTAGATGAAATCGAAAAAGCGCACCCTGATGTTTTCAATATCCTGCTGCAAGTTTTGGACGATGGTATTTTAACAGATGGTTTGGGTCGGAGGGTCGATTTCAGAAATACGATCATCATTATGACCTCGAACATCGGCGCGCGTGATTTGAAAGATTTCGGATCAGGCATCGGTTTCTCTACCAAAGCGAAAACCGAAAATCAGGACGACATTATGAAAGGCACCATTCAAAGTGCGCTTCGTAAAGCATTCTCTCCTGAATTCCTGAACCGTTTAGATGATGTGATCGTGTTCAACTCACTGCAACGTGAAGATTTGCACAGAATTATCGACATTTCCCTTGGCAAGCTGTTTAGCCGTGTTAAAGGGTTAGGATACGAAATTGAATTGACCGTAGCTGCGAAAGATTTTCTGTCGGATAAAGGGTACGATCCACAGTATGGAGCTCGTCCTTTGAACCGGGCGATCCAGAAATACCTGGAAGATCCCGTTGCTGAGGAAATACTTAAAGGAGATTTGCGCGAAGGCGATGTGCTGGTTGCCAATCACGAAGAGAACAGTGAACAACTTGTGATCAGTGTTCGTAAAAAAGAAGAAGAGCTGGCTAACTAG